A window of Diospyros lotus cultivar Yz01 chromosome 14, ASM1463336v1, whole genome shotgun sequence contains these coding sequences:
- the LOC127790247 gene encoding calcium-dependent mitochondrial ATP-magnesium/phosphate carrier protein 3-like isoform X2, whose amino-acid sequence MSSTMAAFCPRSCGMLLLRLFFFAGIQIDDNELARFVEHVDKDNNGIITFEEWRDFLLLYPHEATIENIYHYWERVYLVDIGEQAVIPEGISKHVNATQYLLAGAVAGTVSRTATAPLDRLKVVMQVQTTHASVVSAIKSIWKEGGFLGFFRGNGLNVLKVAPESAIKFYAYETFKNIIGAQGKDDIGTAGRLLAGGMAGAVAQTSIYPVDLVKTRLQTFACEGGKAPKLTKLSVDIWVQEGPRAFYRGLFPSLLGIIPYSGIDFAAYEALKDMSKRYFPQDTEPGPLVHLGCGMVSGAVGATCVYPLQVIRTRLQAQRCNSPTAYSGMSDVFRRTLQHEGWRGLYKGLIPNLLKVVPSASITYIAYEAVKKHLSLS is encoded by the exons ATGTCGAGCACAATGGCTGCATTTTGCCCGAGGAGCTGTGGGATGCTCTTGTTAAGGCTG TTCTTTTTTGCAGGGATACAGATAGATGATAATGAACTTGCACGTTTCGTTGAGCATGTTGATAAGGATAATAATGGAATTATAACTTTTGAAGAATGGAGAGATTTTCTTTTGCTGTATCCCCACGAGGCAACCATTGAGAACATTTATCATTACTGGGAAAGAGTATATCTTGTAGATATCGGGGAGCAGGCTGTTATTCCTGAAGGCATCAGTAAGCATGTTAATGCAACTCAATATCTGCTTGCAGGTGCAGTGGCTGGAACTGTTTCTCGTACTGCAACTGCTCCTCTTGATCGCCTGAAGGTCGTTATGCAAGTACAGACTACACATGCTTCTGTAGTTTCTGCAATTAAGAGCATATGGAAGGAAGGAGGTTTCTTGGGGTTTTTTCGAGGTAATGGGTTAAACGTTCTGAAGGTTGCACCTGAAAGTGCCATCAAGTTTTATGCTTATGAGACATTCAAAAATATCATTGGAGCTCAAGGGAAGGATGATATAGGCACTGCTGGGCGACTTCTTGCTGGTGGCATGGCTGGTGCTGTGGCACAAACATCTATCTATCCTGTAGATCTTGTGAAAACTCGATTGCAGACTTTTGCTTGTGAAGGTGGGAAGGCTCCCAAGTTGACTAAACTGTCTGTGGACATTTGGGTCCAGGAAGGACCTAGAGCCTTTTATAGAGGGCTTTTCCCGTCTCTTCTTGGGATAATCCCTTATTCTGGCATAGACTTTGCTGCCTATGAGGCCTTAAAGGACATGTCAAAGAGATACTTCCCTCAGGACACTG AACCTGGACCTCTTGTGCATCTGGGATGTGGGATGGTTTCAGGAGCTGTTGGAGCAACGTGTGTTTACCCTTTGCAGGTTATCCGAACAAG GCTGCAAGCTCAGCGCTGTAATTCCCCTACTGCTTACAGCGGAATGTCGGATGTCTTTCGGAGGACTCTTCAGCATGAAGGCTGGAGAGGTTTATATAAAGGACTTATCCCTAATCTTCTAAAAGTTGTGCCATCAGCAAGCATAACATACATTGCTTATGAAGCCGTGAAAAAGCATCTAAGTCTTAGCTAG
- the LOC127790247 gene encoding calcium-dependent mitochondrial ATP-magnesium/phosphate carrier protein 2-like isoform X1, protein MSGAGPAVEHVNFPAMTAAEDHQKGRRAGCCNPVRKPGPVSMDHVLCALQETKEERETRIRSLFNFFDAQNAGFLDYKQIELGLSALQIPADYKYAKDLFGVCDADKDGRVDYQEFRRYMDHKELELYRIFQAIDVEHNGCILPEELWDALVKAGIQIDDNELARFVEHVDKDNNGIITFEEWRDFLLLYPHEATIENIYHYWERVYLVDIGEQAVIPEGISKHVNATQYLLAGAVAGTVSRTATAPLDRLKVVMQVQTTHASVVSAIKSIWKEGGFLGFFRGNGLNVLKVAPESAIKFYAYETFKNIIGAQGKDDIGTAGRLLAGGMAGAVAQTSIYPVDLVKTRLQTFACEGGKAPKLTKLSVDIWVQEGPRAFYRGLFPSLLGIIPYSGIDFAAYEALKDMSKRYFPQDTEPGPLVHLGCGMVSGAVGATCVYPLQVIRTRLQAQRCNSPTAYSGMSDVFRRTLQHEGWRGLYKGLIPNLLKVVPSASITYIAYEAVKKHLSLS, encoded by the exons ATGTCCGGGGCTGGTCCGGCCGTGGAGCACGTGAATTTTCCGGCGATGACGGCGGCGGAGGACCACCAGAAGGGGCGGCGCGCCGGCTGCTGCAACCCGGTGAGGAAGCCGGGTCCGGTGTCAATGGACCACGTGCTGTGCGCATTGCAAGAGACCAAGGAAGAGAGGGAAACGAGGATTCGGAGCTTGTTCAATTTCTTCGATGCGCAGAATGCTGGGTTTTTGGACTACAAGCAGATAGAGTTGGGGCTGTCGGCGCTGCAAATTCCGGCGGATTACAAGTACGCTAAGGACTTGTTTGGTGTGTGTGATGCGGATAAGGATGGGAGGGTTGATTATCAGGAGTTTAGGAGGTACATGGATCATAAGGAGCTCGAGCTTTATCGGATTTTTCAAGCGATTGATGTCGAGCACAATGGCTGCATTTTGCCCGAGGAGCTGTGGGATGCTCTTGTTAAGGCTG GGATACAGATAGATGATAATGAACTTGCACGTTTCGTTGAGCATGTTGATAAGGATAATAATGGAATTATAACTTTTGAAGAATGGAGAGATTTTCTTTTGCTGTATCCCCACGAGGCAACCATTGAGAACATTTATCATTACTGGGAAAGAGTATATCTTGTAGATATCGGGGAGCAGGCTGTTATTCCTGAAGGCATCAGTAAGCATGTTAATGCAACTCAATATCTGCTTGCAGGTGCAGTGGCTGGAACTGTTTCTCGTACTGCAACTGCTCCTCTTGATCGCCTGAAGGTCGTTATGCAAGTACAGACTACACATGCTTCTGTAGTTTCTGCAATTAAGAGCATATGGAAGGAAGGAGGTTTCTTGGGGTTTTTTCGAGGTAATGGGTTAAACGTTCTGAAGGTTGCACCTGAAAGTGCCATCAAGTTTTATGCTTATGAGACATTCAAAAATATCATTGGAGCTCAAGGGAAGGATGATATAGGCACTGCTGGGCGACTTCTTGCTGGTGGCATGGCTGGTGCTGTGGCACAAACATCTATCTATCCTGTAGATCTTGTGAAAACTCGATTGCAGACTTTTGCTTGTGAAGGTGGGAAGGCTCCCAAGTTGACTAAACTGTCTGTGGACATTTGGGTCCAGGAAGGACCTAGAGCCTTTTATAGAGGGCTTTTCCCGTCTCTTCTTGGGATAATCCCTTATTCTGGCATAGACTTTGCTGCCTATGAGGCCTTAAAGGACATGTCAAAGAGATACTTCCCTCAGGACACTG AACCTGGACCTCTTGTGCATCTGGGATGTGGGATGGTTTCAGGAGCTGTTGGAGCAACGTGTGTTTACCCTTTGCAGGTTATCCGAACAAG GCTGCAAGCTCAGCGCTGTAATTCCCCTACTGCTTACAGCGGAATGTCGGATGTCTTTCGGAGGACTCTTCAGCATGAAGGCTGGAGAGGTTTATATAAAGGACTTATCCCTAATCTTCTAAAAGTTGTGCCATCAGCAAGCATAACATACATTGCTTATGAAGCCGTGAAAAAGCATCTAAGTCTTAGCTAG
- the LOC127789829 gene encoding uncharacterized protein LOC127789829 — protein sequence MEEPKPEKEEEKQKETELEEEEPKAEKEKELEEDDTESETEEDRENQRRQERREKARERREKRRQRIALLRTIPYSDHQRWWSADTIAVVTGANRGIGFEIAHQLALHGLTVILTSRDSAVGEEAAKVLQEGGLSVFFHQLDIVDPSSIKAFAEWLQQNYGGIDVLVNNAGVYINHGSDNSLELAEQVIGTNYFGTKNIIKALIPLMRPSTHGARIVNISSRLGRLNGKRNKISNLTLRSQLEDVDSLSEELVDETVTKFLEQAKDGSWKSGGWPQSYTDYSMSKLALNAYTRAMAKTLSERPEGQKIYMNCYCPGWVKTAMTGWAGHTSPEEGADTGVWLALLPDKLVTGKFFAERREISF from the exons ATGGAAGAACCAAAACcagagaaggaggaggagaaacaGAAAGAGACGGAGCTAGAGGAGGAAGAACCAAAAgcagagaaggagaaagagctTGAGGAGGATGACACGGAAAGCGAGACGGAAGAAGATCGGGAGAATCAGAGGCGGCAGGAGAGGAGGGAGAAGGCCagggaaaggagagagaagaggCGCCAAAGGATCGCTCTCCTCCGCACCATTCCGTATTCCGATCACCAGAG GTGGTGGTCTGCAGATACTATTGCTGTGGTTACTGGGGCTAACAGAGGCATTGGATTTGAGATTGCACACCAGCTTGCACTACATGGCTTGACAGTTATTCTGACATCAAGAGATTCTGCTGTTGGTGAAGAAGCAGCAAAAGTCTTGCAAGAAGGAGGTTTGAGTGTGTTCTTCCATCAACTGGATATTGTGGACCCGTCATCAATTAAGGCATTCGCTGAGTGGCTACAACAAAACTATGGTGGTATAGATGTTCTG GTAAACAATGCCGGCGTTTATATCAACCATGGATCAGACAATAGTCTCGAGCTTGCTGAACAGGTCATTGGTACCAACTACTTTGGcaccaaaaatataattaaggcTTTGATCCCATTAATGAGGCCTTCTACTCACGGTGCTCGCATTGTAAACATCAGCTCAAGGTTGGGAAGACTCAATGGAAAGCGAAAT AAAATTTCGAATCTTACCTTGAGAAGCCAACTGGAAGACGTGGACTCGCTATCAGAAGAGCTGGTTGATGAGACTGTGACTAAATTTCTAGAGCAAGCAAAAGATGGGAGTTGGAAGTCTGGTGGGTGGCCTCAATCATATACTGACTACTCCATGTCAAAACTTGCACTTAATGCTTACACCAGGGCAATGGCGAAGACGCTTTCAGAACGACCCGAGGGCCAGAAGATATACATGAACTGCTACTGTCCAGGATGGGTGAAGACTGCCATGACTGGTTGGGCAGGCCATACTTCACCGGAGGAAGGGGCTGACACCGGAGTTTGGCTAGCCCTACTTCCAGACAAGTTAGTAACAGGAAAGTTCTTTGCTGAGAGACGTGAGATAAGTTTCTAG
- the LOC127790380 gene encoding succinate dehydrogenase assembly factor 2, mitochondrial isoform X1, with amino-acid sequence MANFRRVLHRIPGVLNSSPFHSRVTAPTSPIHSQFLRRHSVGSILRFYSSNQSLDVDFSNEESKRRLCNRLLYRSRQRGFLELDLILGKWVEEHIHSMDENGIKSLVNVLDQENPDLWKWVTDQEKPPESIEANPVRHVFAAVRENVIKNLNNHAAPETRANPGRSWVRGWDDFKKGRDSPVSGNQ; translated from the exons ATGGCGAATTTCAGGAGGGTTTTACATAGAATCCCCGGAGTCCTCAATTCGTCGCCTTTTCACTCCCGAGTCACCGCCCCGACCTCACCGATCCACTCTCAATTTCTTCGCAG GCATTCCGTTGGCTCGATTTTGAGGTTTTATTCTTCTAACCAGTCACTAGATGTTGATTTCTCCAACGAAGAAAGCAAAAGGCGCTTATGCAACAG GCTGCTATATAGAAGCAGACAAAGAGGGTTTCTGGAGCTGGACTTGATTTTGGGGAAATGGGTTGAGGAGCATATCCATtctatggatgaaaatggaattAAATCCCTTGTTAATGTTCTTGACCAG GAAAATCCAGATTTGTGGAAGTGGGTGACAGACCAGGAAAAACCTCCTGAGAGTATAGAGGCTAATCCTGTGAGACAT GTTTTTGCTGCCGTGCGTGAGAATGTTATAAAAAATCTGAACAACCATGCTGCCCCTGAAACAAGGGCAAACCCTGGACGATCATGGGTGAGAGGATGGGACGATTTCAAGAAAGGACGGGACAGCCCTGTATCTGGGAACCAGTAG
- the LOC127790380 gene encoding succinate dehydrogenase assembly factor 2, mitochondrial isoform X4 produces the protein MANFRRVLHRIPGVLNSSPFHSRVTAPTSPIHSQFLRRHSVGSILRFYSSNQSLDVDFSNEESKRRLCNRLLYRSRQRGFLELDLILGKWVEEHIHSMDENGIKSLVNVLDQENPDLWKWVTDQEKPPESIEANPVFAAVRENVIKNLNNHAAPETRANPGRSWVRGWDDFKKGRDSPVSGNQ, from the exons ATGGCGAATTTCAGGAGGGTTTTACATAGAATCCCCGGAGTCCTCAATTCGTCGCCTTTTCACTCCCGAGTCACCGCCCCGACCTCACCGATCCACTCTCAATTTCTTCGCAG GCATTCCGTTGGCTCGATTTTGAGGTTTTATTCTTCTAACCAGTCACTAGATGTTGATTTCTCCAACGAAGAAAGCAAAAGGCGCTTATGCAACAG GCTGCTATATAGAAGCAGACAAAGAGGGTTTCTGGAGCTGGACTTGATTTTGGGGAAATGGGTTGAGGAGCATATCCATtctatggatgaaaatggaattAAATCCCTTGTTAATGTTCTTGACCAG GAAAATCCAGATTTGTGGAAGTGGGTGACAGACCAGGAAAAACCTCCTGAGAGTATAGAGGCTAATCCT GTTTTTGCTGCCGTGCGTGAGAATGTTATAAAAAATCTGAACAACCATGCTGCCCCTGAAACAAGGGCAAACCCTGGACGATCATGGGTGAGAGGATGGGACGATTTCAAGAAAGGACGGGACAGCCCTGTATCTGGGAACCAGTAG